DNA sequence from the Cyprinus carpio isolate SPL01 chromosome B13, ASM1834038v1, whole genome shotgun sequence genome:
tctctaatttgtttttgtttgtttgatgtctTTTTTCACAGTCACCTTTAGCTCACTAGCTATATATATgccattattttatgttaaactgctttttttattatacttattatgAAAAGAGTTATGCTAATAAATATGAATTGAACTAAATACGTTTCTCCTAAATTCTAACATTAGACAGAAAATGTTGAGATTTTAGCTTTTACACAAAGTATACATTTTtcagataatatttaaataattgtttgctgtAGTACTATGACAAGTTAAAGCCAATATGCTCtctgtaatgtttgttttttcatacatGGTATTCTATATATCacttaaagttttattttctatatttaaatttaatgcattttgctTTAGGAATGTGACATTTGCCATTTCTCTGTCAATagcagtgttttttaaataagtaatacaaTAAGTAAGTAATTAAATGCCAGTATAACACAAAGAATGGGGCTAACATAATAATGTCATTACATGAATGATGTGGGAACATATCATGACAGTCTGTGACAAGGAATCATGACATATACTGTGCATTATGAATCAATATAAAACGTTGAAATTCACTCAGTATTCCTACTATTCATAGCAATGTACAGTTCACCAAACACACATAGCCTCTCATTATATACCTAGATACttcacttttgtttttctctACACAATGACTTCCTGATAAGAGTCATATAACAATTTATGACTCTTTATGAATTTATAAcataagggggaaaaaacaaaaatttagtaGAGGGGCACAACTGTAACAAACATGAAAAGTATTGTTACTGATAAGGGCACCAGGACAATCAGGAAGTTTGGAGATGTGGGTGTTTGTATTTCTCTAACAGTAGTGGAACATGGTCCACGTAGTGATGCAATTTATGACAATGTATTTGTGCTGCTGTATGAACTGAAATCATTGCAGGAATAGTCTGAGTCCACTTTAGGAAACGGTGTGAATAGGTGAACTTTGAATCATTACTAATGTGTGCTGGAAGTAAATTTAAGCCATACAGATCACGAAATCAATAATTTCTGTGGTGATAGGGCTTTTGGTTAACGTCCCAAATACAACATGTTTTGGTTACCGCCCCAGAAacctttcattaaatattttatgatctttttttaatctaatctggagacttatttttttattctttggcgTTTGTAAATGTACTCTAGAGATAcaactgtctttctctctctgtatcgGTTCATGTAGGGCGATAATAATGCCACATTCATTGTTAGTTTCTTCTTGAGATGCAGACTACTATCAcattctgtgtttgtttctgtccAGTCGATGGCGCTAGTGCTCCTTTGCATTACACTgccactttaaaaaaatctaatagcaTGTGTTATTGTGCTTCTCTAAATCTtaattttaactaaatgaaacCCGCCTTGTGACTGtctaaataatttaaatctgTCTTTTGCCAGCCACTCTTAAACACATATTAATGATATTGGACTTTAACTCAAACCCCTGCTCTCTTTATAAATGAGTGTTTAAAATTGCATAATCTGGGCAACAGCACAGTTCCCTGTAAATCCActtttcatacatattttacatatacattcaAGCCAATATCTTAATActtaataagaaagaaagaaagaaagaaagaaagaaagaaaatgtaagtaACACTTTGCCCTGTCCGCTAAATGCGTCCTTTTCTTCCTCTCCAGTGGATGGCGATAGTGCTTCCTCTCAAACTGTTAAtttgaaagagaagaagagacaTCGGACAAACAAAGTAAAGCATTACTTTACGTAGGATCATTTACAGTACAGGTGAGATAAGtctatattatttgtttttttttttaaatgaacgaaAATTCAGGGACAAAGCCTATTTCAATTcgcataattatatatatattattcaatatattgttaAAGTTAATGCTACTTGGAAGTGCATTGGAAATAACGCACTAAAGACTTCCGTAAACACACAAATGGCTTAAATATTTCCTGACTGGCTGCCCGCAGTCATCGAGTAAAGGTCAGTAACCTGGAAATCTCGTCTTATCAGGATCGAGGCGTGCGGGTAATCGAGAAATTTGCTGTGAGTTTCTGTGCCACTATATATTTCTGTGTCTAAACACTACGGCTGGCAAAGTGAGATAGTCCTTGATAACTAATGTTTTGTTAtgtaaagtaaatgcaaaatctgttatgcatgtaaatgcatgtgtgtCACTTAAATAGATATCTAGATCTGAAATGTTGTTCACTTACAAAACATGATAATGACGAGATATGtgttaaaatagtatttaataaacaCAGTCTTGAGCTTACAGTGTAATTATTTCTAATGTCATGCTTGATTTGAAGGTCATGGCTGAGGTGCAGATTCGTCGCTACCGGGAGGAAGATCATGAAGAAGTAAAGGAGGTTTTTACTCTCGGGATGAGCGAGCACATCCCATCGGCGTGCATGCACGTTCTCAAACAGCCCATAGTGCAGATGTTTCTGGgatgtgtgttttgtgctttgcTGACCAGCTCAATGTCCATCCTGTTACCTGTATTAGCAGTCACGCTGCTTTTGGCCGCAGGCAGGCAGAGTGTGAGTTATATGTTCACCAAGTACATCCAGACCAGCCTTGAGCAAGATCTCAACCACATTCAGCAGACCTACCTGGATCCAGCTAAGGCCTGCTTCTGGGTGGCCGAGAGCCAGGGTCGTGTTGTGGGTACAGTAGCGTGTTTACCTGCCGAGAAAGACCAGAACTTCCTGGAACTGAAGCGGATGTCGGTTAAAAAGACTCACCGTGGACAAGGCATCGCCAAAGCACTCTGCCGTACGGTGGCTGACTTTGCTCGTGAGCGTGGTTTTCGAGGAGTACTGCTTTACACGTCGGTGGTCCAGACAGATGCGCAGAAGCTCTATGAGCACATGGGCTACATGAAGGTCAGTGAATTTAGTGCTCCGGAGGCGATTGCCAAGCTGACTAATTTCACCTTGATGGAGTACCAGCTCATCCTCGAACTACATCGCAGCTGAGATTGAGATCTCCAACTGGTTCAGATCACTAATGAAGCACACCAACATTACCAAACACTATCAACATTTGTCTGTTTCTTCTTTAAATCACCAACCTTGGATAAAAGGGAACTTTTCTTTTATAAgaaattgttcataaaaaaaaatctgatttgggatggttcacccataaatgaaaattcagtcatcagttactcaccagttaaatgtcattccaaacctgtatcacttttgtttatcttcaacacaaatgaagatatttttaatgagtctctgtCCCTCCATTCacagtccaggtaaccaaaaccaaaaaaattcaaaaaggtcataaagtttaatttaggtttttattttcatctaaacaaTGATCGACGCACATACATAGAGCACGTCACATATGGTGAACATGGACGTTCTCAAATGGGTGATATGCGAGTACCAGTGATGTTTATGTTAGCGTGGGACGCATGCACAAGCTTTCATGTTTACCATATGCAATGTGCttgatgcatgtgtgtttatacaacttgcgaaagaaaaaaaaatcttctaatgATGACAACTCTTGATTTATGTGGATTAGTTTTATGATGCCTTCATAACCTTTTTGGAAGTTTCGGTTACCTGCACTTTCAATCGAGAGACAGAACTCTCGctggtttcattaaaaatgtctttatttggtTTTGGAGATTAACTAATGTTGTATGGATTTGGAAATACATGatggtgagcaaatgataacagaatatacatttttgggtaaattatccATTTAAAAACCTGTCCAGATCTTGTCCTGTCAGAATATTCATCTCACCACTGAACCAGAAGCATTTAAGGGACGTGTGCTGGGCGTCTGTAGTCTTTGAGATTATATTGGTTCaaatcatttctgtttatttattcatagcCTGTCCATTTCTATGACTCTGAAAAAAACAGTAGTTTCCTGTAAGTCAAGTATTTGTATTTGGTTGATGAGAGGCATGAGATTGTTAGATGGTGCTCAACAGGAACTGCTTGCAGCACGAATGATATGTGTTACATTTCCACCTCCGGGGCATTGATGTTGATTACAATGGCAGCGAGAATGTGAAGATTAGTAATCAATATTAATAGTTTAAGCTTATTAACAGAATCATCATCTCTAATTTTACCATATAGTTGACTTTTTTCTATTCTGTGTTCTTAATTTATGAAAGAATGTAAGATGTGATTGTCCTGTGATTGAATGTTTAAATAACTCAAAGCATCTGGATAAAGTTGTTTGTTCTAATAAAACCAAATGTAATTGTTGTAATAAcctaaatcaataaaaacttttttgaatgaACTGCTTTCAtgttttgattataaatattattaatgcataGAACAGCTTCTCTGAGTTTGATTTATCATCCTGACTTGCTTTGTGTTCAGGTTTGATTAGCTCAGTAAGCAACATCAGTGGTCTGAGGATCATGTGATTTCCTGTGGTAAGTTTCACACTCGGTCCTCTGAACTGAAAAAGCATCTAAGGACATAGCTCAGATATTTAATTGTCTTATATAATAACGAATAATTGCATTTCTGGACAACATTTTGCACAGATTTTGCACCTATAACAGTATTAAAGCAAGTTTGGTGACTTGTGTCTCTGTCTGATAGGTTTGGGCTGTGAATAACTGTTTAATGCAGAAGAAGCCTGTGTAACGGTaagctttaaaaaacaatatatttgacaTAATGCATCTTGTTATGCATTTAGATGCATGGAGCTATTAGCTTTCTAAAGTGTTCTCAGACTAAGAAGGCACTttctttattgtaatatatatattgtgctttTCTCACAATCCTACTTGAATCTCAGTCCTAAAGCCTTGATGTTGTGGTGTCAGATCCGTGAGTATCAGAATGCAGATTACTCTGCTGTGAGGATGATATACTCCACTGGGTTCAGAGAGCATGTTGGAACTGTGTATCTTCTGGCATTGAAGCAAACGTGGATTCAGGCTATGCTGTGTGGATTCTGTCTTCTCACTTATATCCTCTCCGGCTCGATCCTGACCTGCATGTTGTGTGTTGGAGGGGTTCTGCTGGCTACTCGGATGGCAGTGCAGTATATTTTTGTGCAGGGTATTCAGCTTGGGCTCAGAGAGGATCTGTTGGACATCAGGAACTCCTACATGCAGCCTGGAAGCAGGAGCTGCTTTTGGGTTGCAGAACTGAAAGGGTCTATTGTCGGGACAGTGGGCATTTTGCCCTGTGTGGAGGAGCCAGGTGCTTGGGAACTGAAAAGGATCTCTGTGAAAAAGGAGTTTCGGGGTCGTGGCATTGCGAAAGCTCTTTGTGAAACTGCTTTTGAATTTGTTGCCAGACATAATGTGAAGAGAGTGGTGCTTTTCACCTCTATGGTCCAAACTGATGCTCATAAACTGTATGACAGCATCGGGTTTGAAAAGGAGGAGGAGTTTGTATGGCCATCACTTCCTGCCAGGCTGATCAATTTCATGGtgtttaaatatgtacacagaAATGGTAATGTCATGTCAtgctaaagattttttttaagacgTTGTGTGTGATCTGTCAAGATCCCTATGGAGGGAaaacatttgccaaaaatgtttaattttatatcaaataaacatcattctaaaataaacaaattcagatGATATGGTGTTTTTTGATATcccactattaaaaaaaaaaaataatcttatttaacAATTAGTCACAAATCACGTTTTGTTATTATAAGATTATATATGTATGATTAATTATCTAACAAAGTTGCTGGTCCACACTGGATTTGTTATGCAAATTTAAGTTAATCAACACTACAAACCAATATTTTGTCCCAAATTGATTTAGACTGCACtaacaacaaatattaaattacttattcacccaaaagtgaaaattagcTGGAAATATCTGAAAACATCATAATCACACAACTATGAATAATATTGCTTTCAAACTCGCAATTTTTCATTTGACTTTAATTGATGCAGtcgagtcgtgtggattattgtaatgcttctatcaatttttaatcagtattatttaatacaagtgaatacgttttatttttgggtgaattattcgtTTAATTAAGAcaattattttaagataaaataaattgaagCCCTGGCTGTAATTACAGCCCTGTTTACTGGCAGGCTGCTTAATCAGGATTTTACACTAGCTTTTTAGATATGTCATCAATTTAGTCAAGCGACCTTTCTCTGAGGTTTTTATAGGTTGAATGCGTTTCAGACACTATTTTGTAGACCCCCTCTTCCAGGTAAACACCCCTCCCGTCGTGTCCAGTGTGTGACGTCGCGCTCCTCAGGAAGTAGCTGTCACATCCACATTGTCCGGGAATACACACAACACGCATCAAAAACATCACGGTAAGTTCAAATGCAtggtttgaaataaataaacatgaaagaacCGTTCAATGGCCTCACATCCTCTATGTGTTTTTTCTGATGTATTTACTAATCGTTCTCAGTTGAGGGTTGTAGCGGCTGTAGTATAAATAGGAGGTGGATGCTCGATGGGAGGATTAATGTGCTGCTGGCGATGCACTCCCCTTGAATGAATTGTTTTTACTATTCACTACTACAGCATTACCTAAATTACAGTGAATACTATCATTCtgcaatatttcattatttatttgttgactgTTGTGGGGGGAGGGAACAGGCTGGCAGGTGCATCATCACTTGATCATCACTGCACAGGAAATAAGCAAATGTGCACAATCACACTGCTTTCATTCTGCTTCTATACAAGTGTAATTCATTAATATAGTTTATGTGTAGTTAATATagtataatttaattcattaatgcTCAGAGGAGACATTAAACagactattttatttaatatcttcaAGTAATGACTGAcaccaatattttatatataggtttatatatatacaggtgatggtcattagaatatcatcaaaaagttgatttatttcactaattccattcaaaaagtgaaacttgtatattatatttattccttacacacagactgatatatttcaaatgtttatttcttttatttttgatgtttataactgacaactaaggaaaatcccaaattcagtatctcagaaaattagaatattgtgaaaaagttctaTAATGAAGACACCTGGTTCCACActttaatcagttaattaactcaaaacacctgcaaagcctttaaatggtctctcagtctagttctgtaggctacacaatcatggggaagactgctgacttgacagttgtccaaaagacaccccttgacaccttgcacaaggagggcaagacacaaaaggtcattgcaaaagaggctggctgttcacagagctctgtgtccaagcacattaatagagaggtgaagggaaggaaatgatgtggtagaaaaaagtgtacaagcaacagggataaccgcaccctggagaggattgtgaaacaaaacccattcaaaaatgtggaggagattcacaaagagtggactgcagctggagtcagtgcttcaagaaccactacacaaagacatatgcaagacatggttTTCAGctttccttgtgtcaagccactcttgaacaacagacagcgtcagaagcgtctcccttcaaaaaggactggactgctgctgagtagtccaaagttatgttctctgatgaaagtacattttgcatttcctttggatatcagggtgccagagtctggaggaagagaggagaggcacacaatccacgttgcttgaggtccagtgtaaagtttccacagtcagtgatggtttggggtgccatgtcatctgctggtgttggtccactgtgttttgagatccaaggtcaacacagccgtataccaggaagttttagagcacttcatgcttcctgctgctgaccaactttatggagatgcagatttcattttccaacaggacttggcacctgcacacagtgccagagctaccagt
Encoded proteins:
- the nat8 gene encoding probable N-acetyltransferase CML1, coding for MAEVQIRRYREEDHEEVKEVFTLGMSEHIPSACMHVLKQPIVQMFLGCVFCALLTSSMSILLPVLAVTLLLAAGRQSVSYMFTKYIQTSLEQDLNHIQQTYLDPAKACFWVAESQGRVVGTVACLPAEKDQNFLELKRMSVKKTHRGQGIAKALCRTVADFARERGFRGVLLYTSVVQTDAQKLYEHMGYMKVSEFSAPEAIAKLTNFTLMEYQLILELHRS
- the LOC109070000 gene encoding probable N-acetyltransferase CML5; protein product: MLWCQIREYQNADYSAVRMIYSTGFREHVGTVYLLALKQTWIQAMLCGFCLLTYILSGSILTCMLCVGGVLLATRMAVQYIFVQGIQLGLREDLLDIRNSYMQPGSRSCFWVAELKGSIVGTVGILPCVEEPGAWELKRISVKKEFRGRGIAKALCETAFEFVARHNVKRVVLFTSMVQTDAHKLYDSIGFEKEEEFVWPSLPARLINFMVFKYVHRNGNVMSC